The Megalobrama amblycephala isolate DHTTF-2021 linkage group LG22, ASM1881202v1, whole genome shotgun sequence sequence TACGTGTGGATCATTACTTAACATTCATCTATGCATTTTACgttaatatgcaaaaaaataaaatgtacatatgcatgaaaaacaaaagcgTTCTTTAGCAAAGAGTTAAAATCCACGTGGTGCGCCACAAAGCCCATTCCTCGCCGTCTGTGTGGTTGGTAGCGACATTCACGACGTTTTGCGACATTGCCGTACGTGGACGCTCAACTCTCCCGGGTGAGATACCGGCTGAGCGGCGCAGTTGCACAGAAATATCAAAGAAAGCGACTGGTAGTCCAATAACACTCTGCACTTTTTGTCAGATCAAAAGCACACGTGGTTTATACGTCGTTTCAGCTGCCCGTAATCGCGCGCGGTAAATGTGGACTCTTTAGTTGAGCTGAAAGCGACGCGAGGGAAGGCAACTAATTGTCTAAACGGGGCTTGAAGTAAGTTGCCTCCCCAGCGGCGCTTTAAAGGGAAGCCACAGCCCGGATCCCCAGAATAACGGTGAAAATGGACTATGATTTCAAAGTGAAGCTCACCGGGGAGAGAGAACGAGTCGAGGATCTCTTTGAGTACGAGGGATGTAAAGTTGGACGGGGGACATATGGCCATGTGTACAAAGCAAAGAGGAAAGATGGGTGAGTTTGCAGGATGGACTTGTGCAGCGATATGAGGCCTGCGCTCCCGTCGCGTTCTGCTCTCAGAAACCAAAACAGACCGTGTGTTACCCGCACTCGGCCCGGTGTTTTAGAGAGACCCGTCTCTTGTCTTCAAAGGGAGTTTGGTATTCACAGCTCACAGTTTCAGCGGAGGCTTATTTTGAGGGGATTGTGAATGTACGTCAGCAGGCAGGAGTGCTGTTGTGATTGACGAGCTTATGCAGTTATGATGGGCACAGGTGCATTTGATGCACATTTAGAGCTGCGTTGCTTTTTCTTTGTGATAAGGAAAATTATATTtgcctccaaaaaaaaaacgacaCTTTACAAAAGGCATGTTTACACAGCTGCTCCAAAAGACACAATGTTAAAATCGGCACTAAACCATGACCCTGCTTTACGTTCTACCTGAATAAAATGCAGCCTTAAATTTGGCCTTTGTTATTCTAATCTATagtttaatgatttatttagaATGCCATGTTTCTGTattcataattttatatatttaaagcaATTACATTTATGTCTAAACATTCATAACCTCTTTTTTCTGCCATTGTTCCCTTGTGAAAGTATGTAATCGCATACAGAGCAAGTATCCAGCCTTCCTCATACTTGTGATGTAATTTGTCACCTCAGCTGTGTAAAGATGACTCTCAGTTTCATGTCAACACCTGAATCCATTGCTGATGTGATTGACATCCCTTTTGAGATATTACCATGGAGATCAGGGTTCACTGCACAGCTTTAGATGGTGATTTTAACTCTTTCAGGTGTCTGCAGAGTTTCTACTTCTCTTTTGCTGCTTTAAGTGTTTCTGCATTTGCGCTGGTTACGACAGTGACTTTGGTGTCAGAGTTTAACAGTTCAATACAGCAGATGTTGAGGATTATGAAAGGTTGTTACAGCCTTGACAAGCCTTTCTTCATATTGGTTTGTGTTAACAAAACCCTTCCAAGGCGAAAAGGCCGCTAAAATAAGACTTGAGTagtgattatatataaattaactgCATATATTCGTGCTTACAGAAGAGGATTGGCGTGGAATATACTCTTGCAAGACAGATGAGAAGAGGAATTGGAAGGTCTTTTTTAATGGAAGTCTGTTGGGGAGGAATGGGAGTTAAAATTCTTTTGCTTTCAATGTTTTTGTTAACTCGCTGATAGGAATATATTCTGCAAAACTTTCTCACACCTGAGACAAAAACCCAGGGATTTGTCTGTGCTCTTCATCCAAAACGAGACAAATGATTCTCTTCAAACACTTCGATCAAAGAGCAGAAAATAACAGTAACCTTTCTAAGATTAGATCTATTatattagttttgtttttataaatttgGCAAGTCGTATATCATGCTCTTTAAAAGACCGTGCCACACCCATGCTagtctttatttaatttctagGGTCGTATGATTTTCATTATGTGAAAAATTGCGGAATCTCTCtcataaaaatggaatttactgtataatgtggaatgtcacggaatttggaTGAATAAGTCAGTGATATGTACTTAATCAAATCATGTTGTGGACAAATGTCTGTGGATTttaaaccgcaaaaagactGCTATTTTAATATGAAGTATGCATGTTCTGCATCCTTGTGAATGAGCGGTGCAGTTTCATCTACTACACATACTGACGTACACGTGACACTTGTGGTGTTTTCAGGACATGAACTTCATCTCTAGAGCTGCTCTCAGAGTCATTTCGCAATTTCATTTGATAAAAGTATCATCGGATGCTCAAAAGTCTACATTATAAcctgccaaaataaaaatttcttTGAAGAAGCTATGACAATATaagaaatatattactgttttacagtagaatgtacttctcaaagtaatacagtttattaaaacatttttttaagctCTCGCACATTGTTTTGCCCATGTGTTAATTTAAAGAGTAAACCTCTGATGTGCAGCACTTTATTTGCCCAAAGAAAAATTAAGgaattattcaaatttaatatcattacattttaaaatgatttaaattgttacaatttaatgcatccattTGATTACCACCATTTTGATAATAAATTTGTGTTAAATCATAAAATAGAATCcagagaatttaaaaaaaacttttcttattggataaaaattgtaatatattattaaattggaAAAGCTTTATAAATTTGATTGGTTAGACatactttttgattattaacatttaaacCATTACAACAGAATCTAGAAAAATTGAAACGGAGAACAATTTAgggaaaataaaacatttcatagGGCACAATTTCTAATTCCAGCTGCAGTGTTTGAATTGAAACCATGGTTTAATACCTGCTCTTGGgacgaaattaaaaaaaaaaacaatgatttaaactAAGAGTTTTGCATTTATTGTTTAGAAATTAGAGCTACAATGTCAGGGAATTAAAAGACCTAAAAGGCCAATTCTACATTTAATTCTATTGGTGGGAAAACTTGGCAGAAAATAACCCTCAATGTCTGCAGGGCATCGCTGATTATATTAAGGTGTATGAAATGGCGTTCCTCCCAATTTGcataacatttttattgcatttagtGCTATCACAAGAGATTTGATTTAGTGCTAATGGTTATTTGGTTCCTGCACAACAATATTGTTCACACCAGTTGCAAACTATCTTGGCGGAGGAAGAATGGATCTGCTGATGAGTTAAGTTGGTTCTGAAGTGTCGGTGTTTAAATGAGACCCGTCAGACAGACCCAAAGCTGGGCTATTAAAGTCCAGACTGCCTGGCGGCCAAAGTCTCGCTTGAAGTGtttaaagatgtttttgttCACCATAGAAGCCGGTTGTTTATGACTGGTTTACAGCTAATTTGTTCTCCAGAAACTGGACAGGGCGTTGTGAGATTTtataggcttttttttttttttttttttttttgaaggacttaatttcaacattactTTCTATGCCTCACATTAGCCGCCAGGAGACTTGTGAATTTTTGAAGGTGTGCTAATATTGAAAGTGTCAAAATCTTGATGAATTCTTTCCCAGTGGTTTCTTTCTCTCTATATGGGGTTTAATATGATCTGTAGGTATAGATTTAAGGAATTGTAATGCACTGAAGAGTAATTGCGGTTGCTGATATGTCTATTTGCAGGAAGGATGATAAAGATTATGCTCTGAAGCAGATTGAAGGCACAGGGATCTCTATGTCCGCCTGCAGAGAGATAGCAGTAAGTACATCAAGCTTTAAATGTGTTCCTGTCAAGAGGATCTTCTTCAAGTAGCTCTGGCACATGCCATCTTGGTGAAATAAGTTCCTAGAAATACATTTGCAGCATGTGGATATTTTAGGGTGTTAAACTGTGAATAGCTTTATGAATTTATAAGTGCTCTTTAGAGATACAGTGTGTATTTTTTCGATGCATACTCATATTCTCTCATGTGCAGTAAAGTGAGTTCactcagaaatgaaaattgtcattattgattcactctcatgttgtttcaaacccgaCAGTTTGCTAAAGACAATTtcaatataatgaaagtgaatgagaactagggctgtcaagctccaaaataataataataacaaaaaaacaccaTTATAATATCATAAAAGTGCTCCATACAACTTGTCATATGTTAAATTCATGTGACCActttagggcttttcacactgcgaTTAACCCCGGGTTATCGTCATTCTAAACACCACTCTTAACCCTGGGTAAAGGAACGTTTCACACTTTGTAATTTAGAAGCGTGGTTAGCACCGCTTTTTACCCAGGGTTATGCCTGCTTCAGAGCAGGGTTAGCACCACTTTTGCGTTGTTAACCCCGCATTGCGGTGCCAAACTTGTTCAGTGTGAAACGACGCGGTGTTAGAATGTTAAAGCCAGTCGCTTAGCAACAGGCAACCAATTACATACTCATATTTGCCTGCTTTGGACAGTCACAGAAACACTGCACATTGTATAAACAGTAAATGACAGAAAACGCGGCAATttgagtgaagaagagaccTTTTCATTCTTGCCTTTTATAATCCGAAATGTCCATTCAGTCGGCAAAACGAGGATGCGCAATGCTTGAGCTATGTAAACAGGTCGCGTGCGtttatccaatcaatgacactgatacagcaaatatgcaaataagaacgttaacagagggtttaggaatgtacaatgTGAAACGCCGGCTTATgaatatcaaagactatagaataacacaagacgtgtcactcgtattgttttgaatgggagaaagtgtaacgcgcaatatggtggaataagtcccgccttctaaataagagccaatcgccgactggtaaagtcttcgcgtcacttcagcggccgttagaatcaccggtttctatagaaacagtcagacttgcgcctccgaagagacgcgcatttaggtctgcgcatgcgcattagcttgatccagcctgaaaaatactttttttgtcatgattcgagcgtttaaaaactaaatttatgtgctggttgttgttagatttcattgttgatttcaaatatgaaatttaatcgtaaggttggcgaacagttttggagaatttgatgtttccccattcaaagagtgcccgagaggcgtttcaaagatggccgccgagtgaaatgacttgtcttaaagggactttgtgaATATCCAGGATCAATTGTTAACGCCTGGTAAATTACGAGCAGTATGAaacgtgaagcaagataacccaggaatCCGTTTACTctgggtttagaatgacccaggaataactatttcaagtgtgaaaaaaaaaaaaaaaaaaactgttttgtgtgaaaaaaaggCTGAAATTTAATCTCCCCTTGATATTCTGTGACTAGTTTTGTCAGATtaatgaacaaatcattttttaGGGTCTGCTCTTATCAATGAATCAGGTGATCCAGTTCATAAAACCGAATGATTTGTTTGCAACTGATTCATTTCTCGAGTTCAACGATTTATTGTCCACTGAAGGTGAAGATTATTAGTAGCTTTTATACAGAGTAACTTCTATACAAATTTTGGCTTATTTTGAGTAGTCATGTGTTTTTATAAGATTTGAAATATAGCACATGGGTCATAAGgacctttttgaagcttgaaaactCCAGCCCCCATTTACTGTAATTGCCTGGAAAAGAGCGACCAGCTCTTTATTCAAAATGTCTCCTTTTGCATTCCtcagtcatgcaggtttggaacaacatgagggttaataaacaatgatgacagaatttttgttctTGACTAAACTATCCTTTTAACAAGCATACTTCGAGCTGAAGTGTTTTTGTGTACTTTGGGTTCTGTGGGTGCTCTGTAGATGTCTGTCTCAGCATGTGCGCCTGACTGTGTGTGTTCGTTCTTGTTTGCTCCCTGCAGCTGCTGCGTGAACTGAAGCACCCCAATGTGATCTCACTGCAGAAGGTTTTCCTGTCACATGCAGACCGCAAAGTGTGGCTTCTCTTTGACTACGCTGAACATGACCTCTGGGTAACATACAGTCgagcacacatgcacacacagagaaatgtttatatacagtacatgtcTTTTTGAGGGTTTACGTGTCTTTGTAGCACATCATCAAGTTCCACAGAGCCTCCAAGGCCAATAAGAAGCCTCTTCAGCTGCCCCGTGGGATGGTAAAGTCATTGCTCTACCAGATCCTGGACGGCATCCACTATTTGCACGCCAACTGGGTCCTGCACAGAGACCTGGTGAGGATCTGTGTGTGTTGTTTTGAATAGTTAATGCTCATACAGAAGTAGCTAATTTGCCAAGTTTATCATTCTTTTTGAGATCATCTTGTAGTAGTAGTTGTTGTTTGTGAGCTAATTGTTCTGATAGCAGGGATTATTAGAAATACCATGACAAATTttccagcaggtggcagcatttttataagattttattaaatatttacttgTCACAACATATGTAAGGGTGGAATTTATTAACAATGTAACCAAACttcattttgattatttatttatttatttatttatttatttattataaatgttctCTGAATAAGAACTAGTTTTTGGTTTCAACCCAAATCACATCTGCTTTAACATAACAAACCAAACCTGGTATGGTTATCACAAAAATACATGGAAAATTCTTGACCCTAagaaaaatatagaaaataattTTGGACCCTGGTTACAGCATCATTTATCACACTGaaatgagagaggaagtgttaCAGCTCTGACCTTTGACTCTTTCACCACAGAAACCTGCAAACATATTGGTAATGGGAGAAGGTCCTGAAAGAGGACGTGTGAAGATAGGTATGAGCTCTATTGTCTTTTCTCTTCGGACAAAAATGAGAGATGTGTGTATCTGAATGTGTTGATGCATAATCATAACCATTTTTAAACTTCTGTCTCTTATGTGCAGCTGATATGGGTTTTGCACGGCTCTTCAACTCACCACTGAAGCCTTTAGCAGATCTGGACCCTGTAGTTGTTACGTTCTGGTACAGAGCACCAGAGCTGCTGCTGGGAGCCAGGCATTACACCAAAGCCATCGGTGAGATGTTAGTTTATGAGCGTCTTTGcaaatgcacattttaaaaagtgtgttttagattattttctctcttctttacAGATATATGGGCGATTGGCTGTATCTTCGCTGAGCTTTTGACCTCAGAGCCTATCTTCCACTGTCGACAGGAGGACATCAAGACCAGTAATCCCTACCATCACGATCAGCTGGACCGGATCTTTAATGTCATGGGCTTTCCTGCAGGTATTCATAATTCACTCGTCATTCAAATCTAGGCGATTCAGTAAAACTTTTGCTAGGAGTCGTAACATGTCTTTTTAATGAGTCAAAGGTAATTTTCTCTTGCAGAAACAATCggagaaagtaaaaaaaaatctgtcatttttgttattcaaatatttatatttgcagTTACAgttcagttaaagggttagttcacccaaaaataaaaattctgtcattaatgactcaccctcatgtcgttctaaacgcataagaccttcgttcatcatcagaacacaaattaagctaTTTTGATTAAAACCGAGAGCTCTCTAACCCTTCTATAGACAGcaaacttaattttatgaagcgacgaaaatactttttgtgcagaaAAAGGatgaatttattcaacaatttgttCTCTTCCATCTCATTGTCCTATGCTGTTTACATTGGCGTTTTGAAGTTGAActcggaagcgctgcactgtgtttacaacttgaacagtgtaggagaagatattgttgataaagttcttgttttgttttgtttttgcacacaaaaagtattctcgttgctttataacattaaggttgaaccactgtagtcacatggactattttaatgatgtctttactacctttctgggccttgaaagtagtaattaaattgctgtctatggagggggGTTCATAATATACCTCTTAgagttaatcaaaaatatcttaatttgtgttctgaagatgaacgaaggtcttacgggtttggaaggATAAGGttgggtaattaatgacagaattttcattttttgggtgagctaaccctttaaagttgaTAGTTCACAATGCTTCAGTCCAATAGCACTGGTAATCTTTGTGCGTAATCTAATTTTCTTCTCAGACAAAGACTGGGAGGACATTAAGAAGATGCCGGAACACTCTACGTTGATGAAAGACTTCAGGAGGAATACGTTAGTTTGATTTCATCTTTGCttttatgaaatttggcatTAATAAGGTGTTTCATTTACTAAAGTGTTTGAGTTGATGGTGTTTGTCCCTCTTGCTGTAGATACACTAACTGCAGCCTTATAAAGTATATGGAGAAACATAAAGTCAAACCTGACAGCAAAGCATTCCACTTGGTAAGTAGGTGAAAAGAATTGCAGGTCTCATATGTTCATTTTAGGTGCCCTTTACATGATACAGCTTTCAActgaaaatggaaaactttttatgtgttttgtgaatggggatcgttttgacaatgttgttgtCTGCACGAGAAAAATGCAAAGGACAttgtaaattaatacattaatacatacccttatttgtttaattttaatttgtttaaactttgaACATCTGCACTCTCTCTCAGCTGCAAAAGCTGCTTACTATGGACCCAATCCGCCGAATCACATCTGAGCAGGCCATGCAAGACCCGTACTTCCTGGAGGAGCCTTTACCCACGTCTGAGTGAGTGATGCGAAGCGCAAAATCAGCTTTCTGTCTATGACATGGGCAATTTTGATTAGGATTTCTGTATGTTTAATGTATGTACACTGAAACTAGGTCAACCACAGGGCTCTATTTACATAAGATTCTtacatatttcaaatgtttttgtttagtgTCTTTGCTGGCTGCCAGATTCCTTATCCCAAAAGGGAGTTCCTGACGGAAGAGGAGCCGGAAGACAAGGCAGATAAAGTAAgaaatgtgtgttttcagttttttcactttctattaattttaatattttattagttatttaaaaatgtcccCTGATTCGTTTAGAGGCTTTTATCAGCAAATACTAATATTTAGTTAGCATATGATCTAATTCAATGTTTAAATGATTGACAACtctaatatttttgttttgacttGTAATTCTACCACAACTGCAGAAAAAccagcagcaacaacagcagGGGAACAACCACACCAATGGGGCGGGGCACACAGGTAACCCTGACAACAGCCACGCACAAGGCCCGCCTCTGAAGAAGGTGAGAGTGGTTCCGCCCACTACTACCTCAAGTGGCCTGATCATGACCTCAGATTACCAGGTAACACatgaaaacacaaacatttatcTTCcttgttattattatgttatgttaataataataaatgtttcttgagcagcaaatcagcatattagaatgatttctgaaggatcatgtgacactgaagaatggagtaatgatgctgaaaattcagatttgctcacaggaatattttaaattgtaaaatatttcacaatattactgtttttactgtatttctggtCCTATTTCGTTGTGATAACCTCCATTTTCCTCCACACTGCGACACGTAGTGAGATCCTGAGAGTTTCCGTTTTGAACTCTAAGAACTTGAAATTGCATGCAAGCATTAATGTCTTGAGTGATTATTGATGCATACATTTGAAAACAAAGACTCAGTCGCTTTTCTTCTGTGTTCCAGCGCTCCAATCCACATGCTGCCTACCAGAACCCAGGACCAAGCACATCATTGCCCCAAAGCAGCATGGGATACTCCTCTACCTCCCAGCAGCCTCCACAGTACTCACACCAGACCCACCGCTACTGAGTCAGACCAtgccccccaccccacccccctTCACAGTGCCCAATAGGGAGAATGTACTTAGGGAGGCGGGTGTGGACCTGAGCCGAACCGCCCTCTTACCCCACTGGGCGCTTTGCTGTGCAGCATTTCCATAGAGACACCGCAGGAACAATAACTGTATACCTAACATAACAACTATCACCGTATCATACAGCCAACATTATACTCCGCTgacaaaaggagaaaaaaataaaataaaataaataaactttaagtgaaaacaaatgaaaaaagctGATGAATAACGGATATTTGTTCCATTGGTGATAGTCTTCGCTGCAAGTCTGTGATACTTcacatgaaaaagaaaaacaaaaaaaagcaacaaacaTTCTCAATATGTGGTACTGAACAGCTGCACTATGTAGTGAGACTGGTTTGGAGTGAGGTGGGGATCCACCATACCATCCAATCTCTTTAGCCCTCACTTTGAAAATCCGTTGGCCTCTCCAAGACTTAAAGCTGCTATGTGACTGCCAGCAAAGACAGAATGACGTttgtcagtctgtctgtctctccgtctgcccttacacacacacacacacacatgcacacacatacacataacaAATACTCAAGCACTCACTCTTTTAGCCCATTGCTGGGGACCGAATTCTCTGTGCTGGAGCTGCTGACCTGAAGCATAATGAGAACCTCTAGTGCCCCCTGCTGGATCATACTGGTAGAAGGCGATATAAAAGATACAACAAACTTGATTTTAGTagttaataatttaatgtttttggttttacgTTAGGAGAGgtcagcaacttccattttgcTGTCAGACCGGCTGTTATGCGTGAAAGATCGGCCTTAGAATTTAATGACAAAGTTGTGTGGACAGCAGATTGAACATGCATTGTACTGTAttgttatgaaatattttacatGAAACAAATATCCTGACAATAAAAGTGGaagcgttaaaaaaaaaaaaaaaaaaaaaaaaaaaaaaaaaaaaagtggaaaggctggtgtgtgagtttgtgtgcaTTTCCAGTGGCAATAATACACAGGCAGTGCTTCTTTTAAAGTCATTTTGAGCATTTTGGTTAACCCAGCCATAATTCTTAAGGAAAATGGATATCTGTTATAAtcaatttttaaaatgcatgatACGATCACTTAGCGTCGCACCCCTGTAGGCACCCCTAGATAGGTGCGTAGGAAagaaaactataaaataattgtagtcaaaatatggaaaaaaaaaacaaggaaaatCCTGCACACTATCAACTTGCAAAACCATAAAAAAGTTCTTAATTGGCAACAGTCTTCAGATGCCTGATGAAGATCATACAATCGAAATGTtgccaataaagaacttttttaCGGTTTTGCAAGTTGATAGTGTGTGGGattttccttgtttttttttttttcataaaatgcatgatacaaaatgtttttaaatcttTGAGGTTATTGCACTGGAGTACAGTAGTGCACTTGAAGCTTTCTTATATGCaagtaattgtaaaaaaaaatgccagtTTGGCAAGGGAAGTTTGTGTTTCCTGCCTACTGGTGTGTTAGTGTATTACTGAGTCTAACAAAGGGCTATTATATGGTGGTGTTATACTGTCTATAACAATGATTATATAAGAATTCAGACTTGGGTCATTAAAATGAGTTAATTCTTGGCTCAGATTGGTCGATGTAATTGATGTAATTGCCATGTTCCCATTACTTTATTTATAGGAATTATAAGTCGCacgtttcattttttaactttatagtAAAATTAGCCCCCCCCAATTTAATTTGGCCTGTCGCACTTCAGAGGTCTGTTTTAGTTTGTGCATAACATTGTAGTCTATTTTAGTGTATTGAATTGATgtttatgtaattatttttatttttggtgcatTGTTTTATTAACTAATTTCAAATAACCAATAACTGAATGACTGCTTAAATTTgactattttatgtttattgctTGAAGCCAAATCAATCAGtgttttaaagtatgttcaaaCTTATTGACCCGGTTTTGCTAACaataaatcaacatttttaatcAACACTCCCCCTCCACCCACCACCCAGGGTCAATATTTGCTGTTTCCTGTCGTATCTTATACCCTATTTGTGGAAAGTGTCAGTTCCAAACGTTTGTTAAGATGCTATTCAGTCTTCAATTCTAGCTATTCTTTTATAATAAGTAGCCTAagtttataaagtatatttctgtGGTGTGTTTAGGTTTAAAGCCCACCTAATATCCCCAGATAAAGCCCGCCTTCACACAACCGCCCTATGGCTTTACGACCGGCGATTCTCTGTCAATCATCCTCAACCTCGCATCTGATAGGCTGAGTGTGACAAATGGTGGCGCGTTAAATTCtgattctaaaatgctgattggTGCGAACAGCCCGACACGTCCCGCCCCGAGCGGATTGTTTGGAATGGTCAGATGGACCGATGGAGACACAGGATGGCAATCCGGACCACTGAAAGCCTG is a genomic window containing:
- the cdk8 gene encoding cyclin-dependent kinase 8 isoform X2, producing MDYDFKVKLTGERERVEDLFEYEGCKVGRGTYGHVYKAKRKDGKDDKDYALKQIEGTGISMSACREIALLRELKHPNVISLQKVFLSHADRKVWLLFDYAEHDLWHIIKFHRASKANKKPLQLPRGMVKSLLYQILDGIHYLHANWVLHRDLKPANILVMGEGPERGRVKIADMGFARLFNSPLKPLADLDPVVVTFWYRAPELLLGARHYTKAIDIWAIGCIFAELLTSEPIFHCRQEDIKTSNPYHHDQLDRIFNVMGFPADKDWEDIKKMPEHSTLMKDFRRNTYTNCSLIKYMEKHKVKPDSKAFHLLQKLLTMDPIRRITSEQAMQDPYFLEEPLPTSDVFAGCQIPYPKREFLTEEEPEDKADKKNQQQQQQGNNHTNGAGHTGNPDNSHAQGPPLKKVRVVPPTTTSSGLIMTSDYQRSNPHAAYQNPGPSTSLPQSSMGYSSTSQQPPQYSHQTHRY
- the cdk8 gene encoding cyclin-dependent kinase 8 isoform X1, with product MDYDFKVKLTGERERVEDLFEYEGCKVGRGTYGHVYKAKRKDGKDDKDYALKQIEGTGISMSACREIALLRELKHPNVISLQKVFLSHADRKVWLLFDYAEHDLWHIIKFHRASKANKKPLQLPRGMVKSLLYQILDGIHYLHANWVLHRDLKPANILVMGEGPERGRVKIADMGFARLFNSPLKPLADLDPVVVTFWYRAPELLLGARHYTKAIDIWAIGCIFAELLTSEPIFHCRQEDIKTSNPYHHDQLDRIFNVMGFPADKDWEDIKKMPEHSTLMKDFRRNTYTNCSLIKYMEKHKVKPDSKAFHLLQKLLTMDPIRRITSEQAMQDPYFLEEPLPTSDVFAGCQIPYPKREFLTEEEPEDKADKVRNKNQQQQQQGNNHTNGAGHTGNPDNSHAQGPPLKKVRVVPPTTTSSGLIMTSDYQRSNPHAAYQNPGPSTSLPQSSMGYSSTSQQPPQYSHQTHRY